A stretch of DNA from Erwinia aphidicola:
CAAACCCCGGCGCTTAATCTGGTCGACGCGTAATCCGCGTCTGACCTACGGCGACAGTTTTGTGGATGAAATCATTCGCCTTCAGCCCGACGTGCTGATCTGGGATACCGATGCACACGGTAAACATGATTTGCTGCAGTTGGCGTTACAGAAGGTAGAAGAGAGCGGGGCGGAGGCGGTGATCTGCATCGCTAATCGTAAGCTGACGGACTATGTTGTCGGGGGCTGTGAGGCGCGCAGGGTGGCGGCCTATGGCGCGATTTGGGATTCCTGAGCGGTTTGCCAAATTTTGGGCATAAAAAAACCGGCCAGGCCGGTTTCTTTATCAAAGCTCGATTAACACGCTGACATTAAGCCAGTTTGCTGATCTGTGCAGCCAGGTTAGCTTTATGGCGTGCAGCTTTGTTCTTGTGGATCAGGCCTTTAGCTGCCTGACGGTCCACAATTGGTTGCATATCGTTAAATGCGTTCTGCGCAGCTGCTTTATCGCCAGTAGCGATTGCCGCGTAAACTTTCTTGATAAAAGTACGCAGCATTGAACGACGGCTAGCGTTGTGCTTACGACGCTTCTCAGACGTTACAGCGCGTTTCTTAGCTGATTTGATATTAGCCAAGGTCCAACTCCCAAATAGTTCTATGAGGACAATTCAAAGGCCGAGGAATATGCCCTTTTCGCCTTCGGTTGTCAATGGATTTGTGCAAATAAGCGCCGATGAAACAATGGCACTTGGTTACGTTTCGATGGCGCAAGATTCTATCAGCTTCGGCATGGCGAATACAGCTCAATCACAAGAAAAATATCAATACGCTCAGGATCAGCACCATACAGAACGAAATGGCGCGGGTATAGCATGAAAGTGATGAATCGCGGGTTAACCTTCCTGGCTGTACAAGGTATAATCCGCCGATTTCCACAAATTTGAGCCAGCCATGAAGTTTATCCGCGGCATACATAACCTTAGAGAGCAGCATCGCGGCTGCGTACTGACCATCGGCAACTTCGATGGCGTACATCGCGGCCATCAGGCGCTGCTGGCACAACTGTGCGAAGAGGGGCGTCAGCGCAACTTGCCGGTAATGGTAATGCTGTTTGAACCTCAACCGCTGGAGCTGTTTGCAGCGGATAAAGCCCCGGCACGCCTGACGCGCCTGCGCGAGAAAGTGCGCTACCTCCAGCAGGCGGGCGTTGATGCCGTGCTGTGCGTGCGCTTTGACCGCCGCTTTGCTGCCCATACGGCACAAAGTTTTGTCACCGACCTGCTGGTCGATAAGTTGGATGTAAAGTTCCTGGCCGTCGGAGATGATTTCCGCTTTGGCGCTGGTCGCCAGGGTGATTTCCTGTTATTACAGAAGGCTGGCGTCGAGTATGGCTTTGATGTCATCAGTACCCAGACCTTTTGCGATGATGGTAAGCGCATCAGCAGTACTGCAATTCGCCAGGCGCTGTCAGATGACAATCTGGCACTGGCTAACGTCCTGCTGGGGCGTCCCTTCAGCATTTCAGGCCGTGTCGTGCATGGCGATGCGCTGGGCCGCACCATCGGTTTTCCTACCGCTAATCTGCCGCTTAAGCGCACGGTCTCCCCGGTGAAAGGGGTGTATGCCGTTGAAGTGCTGGGGCTGGGGGATAAACCGCTTCCCGGCGTGGCCAATATCGGCACGCGTCCCACGATAGGCGGGCTACGTCAGCAGCTGGAAGTGCACCTGCTGGACGTATCGATGGACCTGTACGGGCGCCATATTGAAGTGGTGCTGCGTGACAAACTGCGTAACGAGCAGCGTTTTGCCTCGTTTGACGCGCTGAAAGAACAAATTGCTAACGATGTGCTCACTGCCCGCCGCTTTTTTGGGCTGAACGCATCGGTTTAAGTGTAAACAGAACCGACATACGGAACCGAGAATCTGATGAGTGACTATAAATCTACCCTGAATTTGCCGGAAACGGGGTTCCCAATGCGTGGCGATCTGGCCAAACGCGAACCGGGCATGCTGCAACGTTGGTATGATGACAAGCTGTACGGCATCATCCGCGAAGCCAAAAAAGGGAAAAAAACCTTTATCCTGCACGATGGCCCTCCTTACGCCAACGGCAGTATTCATATTGGTCACTCGGTTAACAAGATTCTGAAAGACATTATCGTTAAGTCGAAAGGCATGGCGGGCTATGACTCCCCTTATGTTCCCGGCTGGGACTGCCATGGTCTGCCTATCGAGCACAAAGTTGAGCAGATGATCGGTAAGCCGGGCGAGAAAGTCAGCGCCGCTGAGTTCCGCGCTGCCTGCCGTGCCTATGCCGCAGAGCAGGTTGAAGGGCAGAAAG
This window harbors:
- the rpsT gene encoding 30S ribosomal protein S20, with product MANIKSAKKRAVTSEKRRKHNASRRSMLRTFIKKVYAAIATGDKAAAQNAFNDMQPIVDRQAAKGLIHKNKAARHKANLAAQISKLA
- the ribF gene encoding bifunctional riboflavin kinase/FAD synthetase, coding for MKFIRGIHNLREQHRGCVLTIGNFDGVHRGHQALLAQLCEEGRQRNLPVMVMLFEPQPLELFAADKAPARLTRLREKVRYLQQAGVDAVLCVRFDRRFAAHTAQSFVTDLLVDKLDVKFLAVGDDFRFGAGRQGDFLLLQKAGVEYGFDVISTQTFCDDGKRISSTAIRQALSDDNLALANVLLGRPFSISGRVVHGDALGRTIGFPTANLPLKRTVSPVKGVYAVEVLGLGDKPLPGVANIGTRPTIGGLRQQLEVHLLDVSMDLYGRHIEVVLRDKLRNEQRFASFDALKEQIANDVLTARRFFGLNASV